One genomic window of Halovivax cerinus includes the following:
- a CDS encoding DUF7130 family rubredoxin-like protein, translated as MEDAGDVTTADPDPVEDASKIALGQSIYDERGVSLGTVRGVDDDGFYVTTREGIDSLSVEHVRSGQAFGEAELMWRCTNCGEMGELSDGLPGICPNCGTEKEDLMYWTED; from the coding sequence ATGGAAGACGCAGGTGACGTCACGACGGCTGATCCCGACCCGGTCGAGGACGCGTCGAAGATCGCCCTCGGGCAGTCGATCTACGACGAACGCGGGGTCTCTCTGGGCACCGTTCGCGGCGTGGACGACGACGGCTTCTACGTGACGACGCGGGAGGGAATCGACTCGCTGTCGGTCGAGCACGTCCGCTCCGGGCAGGCGTTCGGTGAGGCCGAACTCATGTGGCGCTGTACGAATTGCGGCGAGATGGGCGAACTCAGCGACGGCCTTCCGGGAATCTGTCCCAACTGTGGCACCGAGAAGGAAGACCTGATGTACTGGACCGAGGACTGA
- a CDS encoding TIGR04076 family protein — protein sequence MTDTSDDAFTLYDLRVECVEITGDPVASYEVGDYFEVHGEELVFPEGQTFSMYALSSLLPLLPAKQRESADNDWMSTDARVAGPDPNVGGIFEITRIGTREFHHGDVSGEDV from the coding sequence ATGACAGACACATCCGACGACGCGTTCACGCTGTACGATCTGCGGGTCGAGTGCGTCGAGATAACCGGCGATCCGGTCGCCAGCTACGAGGTGGGAGATTACTTCGAGGTACACGGCGAAGAACTCGTCTTCCCGGAGGGACAGACCTTCTCGATGTACGCCCTGTCGTCGCTGTTACCCTTGCTCCCGGCCAAGCAACGCGAATCGGCCGACAACGACTGGATGTCGACGGACGCGAGGGTCGCCGGCCCCGATCCGAACGTCGGCGGCATCTTCGAGATCACCCGCATTGGAACGCGGGAATTCCACCACGGGGACGTCTCGGGCGAGGACGTGTAG
- a CDS encoding metal-dependent hydrolase family protein, translating into MAVTVFQCGTLIDGLADDPVEDALVVVEDGTIRAVGPRSAVETPDGADRVDLSDRVVTPGFVDAHIHLEGTRSFQPMERIGTNRAYKTALASADLRRLLEAGFTSVRDLGSGSAVGLRDAVDAGEIPGPRIYAAGRAFSQTAGHVDTHQLPHEWVEHERMLGVLADGVPECRKKVRQELRDGIDVVKIMTTGGMASQKDSPDHVHYTDAEIEVFTEEAHRLGVPVATHAQGAAGINAAIRNGVDTIEHAIGFDEHGEGVDLAREHGSVLVPTLSAIYRLAYEGEDHDLPDYHVQKGKDYVDKHADAVIRAYEADVPVALGTDCNGSHLHPHGDNAIEFELLVEQAGMSRMDALKAGTSVAAAAIEDDSIGAVEPGRRADLVALEENPLDDISATRNAVAAVYKGGDRVDTVV; encoded by the coding sequence ATGGCTGTAACTGTCTTTCAGTGTGGAACGTTGATCGACGGATTGGCCGACGACCCCGTCGAAGACGCCCTCGTCGTCGTCGAGGACGGAACGATTCGGGCGGTCGGACCCAGATCTGCGGTCGAAACCCCCGACGGCGCGGATCGAGTCGATCTCTCCGACCGGGTCGTCACGCCCGGATTCGTCGACGCGCACATCCATCTCGAAGGAACCCGTTCGTTCCAGCCGATGGAACGGATCGGGACGAACAGGGCCTACAAGACGGCCCTGGCGAGTGCCGATCTGCGTCGACTTCTCGAGGCGGGCTTTACGAGCGTCAGGGACCTCGGTAGCGGCTCTGCTGTTGGGCTTCGAGATGCGGTCGACGCCGGCGAGATTCCCGGCCCCCGCATCTACGCGGCGGGGCGGGCGTTCTCCCAGACGGCCGGTCACGTCGACACCCACCAGCTCCCCCACGAGTGGGTCGAACACGAGCGCATGCTCGGCGTGCTGGCAGACGGGGTTCCGGAGTGTCGAAAGAAGGTCCGCCAGGAACTCAGGGACGGAATCGACGTCGTCAAGATCATGACGACCGGCGGCATGGCCTCGCAGAAGGACTCACCCGACCACGTCCACTACACAGACGCCGAAATCGAGGTCTTCACCGAGGAGGCCCACCGACTCGGCGTCCCCGTCGCCACCCACGCTCAGGGCGCGGCCGGCATCAACGCCGCCATCCGGAACGGGGTCGACACGATCGAACACGCGATCGGCTTCGACGAACACGGCGAGGGCGTCGACCTCGCGAGGGAACACGGCTCCGTCCTCGTCCCCACGCTCAGCGCGATCTACCGTCTCGCCTACGAGGGTGAGGATCACGATCTGCCGGACTACCACGTCCAGAAAGGGAAAGACTACGTCGACAAACACGCCGACGCCGTGATCCGTGCCTACGAGGCGGACGTCCCCGTCGCCCTCGGAACCGACTGTAACGGTTCACACCTGCACCCACACGGTGACAACGCGATCGAGTTCGAACTGCTCGTCGAGCAGGCCGGTATGAGCCGGATGGACGCGCTCAAAGCGGGGACGAGCGTCGCGGCGGCCGCCATCGAGGACGACTCGATCGGCGCCGTCGAACCCGGCCGACGGGCCGACCTCGTCGCCCTCGAGGAGAACCCCCTCGACGACATCAGCGCCACCAGGAACGCTGTCGCCGCCGTGTACAAGGGCGGCGACCGCGTCGATACGGTGGTGTAA
- a CDS encoding ABC transporter substrate-binding protein, giving the protein MGNDSDILDGDPEITTDELSGPVIDRRTTMKLLGVAGLTGLAGCTGGDDPDDGGSGGSPQQGGTLSAGWNVGQFDQIDPHYSTSTYRTQLLGNIFSGLVEIKSDYTVQGDLATDWEVTDGGQTITFTLVEDATFHNGDDFTAEDVKYSFERVIDNETPHTSKFSSLRPVDDGGITTNGEYELELNFSEAFAPILVFLTPDLGNAGAIVSQSAIEEQGEDQFKITPVGTGPFRVAEHELGSTLVLEAHDGYHKTDDDGEALPYLDTIELEPLAEATTRTNAITSGDVSFVNWVPSSQAPSLENSPEVTVEDVLGVNFGGLAFNTRTEPFDSRDVRVGIAKVIDRDRYVESAFRGLAVPDTGIYSPAHEWVYRDEYGESADQKPPTQRYDLEGGRELLSDIEPPSDPITIMIGPPNARKGRVLRGILNNAIGDLGWEFEVESFDQATIFERLSQGQFECIPFGNSVAPDPDELTHGVFGPLETTNNFWGYEGVADLAVEQRTQLDREERKQTLWELEDNVIEDAPYALCEHEQVLSAHRDDVNGYTHYGFVMRFRDVWLDG; this is encoded by the coding sequence ATGGGAAATGACAGCGATATTCTCGACGGAGATCCCGAGATCACGACTGACGAACTGAGCGGTCCGGTGATCGACCGACGCACGACGATGAAACTTCTCGGTGTCGCCGGACTCACCGGGCTGGCGGGCTGTACCGGCGGAGATGACCCCGATGACGGAGGGTCGGGCGGAAGCCCGCAACAGGGCGGAACCCTCTCAGCCGGATGGAACGTCGGGCAATTCGACCAGATCGATCCGCACTACTCGACGTCGACGTACCGAACCCAGCTTCTGGGGAACATCTTCAGCGGACTGGTCGAGATCAAATCCGACTACACCGTCCAGGGCGACCTCGCAACGGACTGGGAAGTGACGGACGGCGGGCAGACGATCACGTTCACGCTCGTCGAAGACGCGACCTTCCACAACGGTGACGACTTCACCGCCGAGGACGTGAAGTACTCCTTCGAACGCGTCATCGACAACGAGACACCGCACACGAGCAAGTTCTCGTCGCTCCGTCCCGTAGATGACGGCGGCATCACGACCAACGGCGAGTACGAACTCGAACTCAACTTCAGCGAGGCGTTCGCTCCGATTCTCGTCTTCCTGACGCCCGACCTCGGAAACGCGGGGGCGATCGTCAGTCAATCGGCCATCGAGGAGCAGGGCGAGGATCAGTTCAAGATCACGCCGGTCGGAACGGGGCCGTTCCGCGTCGCCGAACACGAGCTCGGATCGACACTCGTACTCGAAGCGCACGACGGGTACCACAAGACGGACGACGACGGCGAGGCACTCCCGTACCTCGACACGATCGAGCTCGAACCGCTCGCCGAGGCGACGACGCGGACGAACGCGATCACGAGCGGCGACGTGAGCTTCGTCAACTGGGTCCCCTCCTCGCAGGCGCCCAGCCTCGAGAACAGTCCGGAAGTCACGGTCGAGGACGTCCTCGGCGTGAACTTCGGCGGTCTCGCGTTTAACACCAGAACCGAACCGTTCGACTCCCGGGACGTCCGCGTAGGAATCGCCAAGGTCATCGACCGCGACCGGTACGTCGAGAGTGCCTTCCGGGGGCTTGCGGTTCCGGATACGGGCATCTACAGTCCGGCCCACGAATGGGTGTACCGCGACGAGTACGGGGAGTCGGCCGATCAGAAGCCGCCCACGCAGCGCTACGACCTCGAGGGGGGACGCGAGCTGTTGTCGGACATCGAACCCCCGAGCGATCCGATTACGATCATGATCGGACCCCCGAACGCTCGAAAAGGGCGCGTCCTGCGAGGGATTCTGAACAACGCCATCGGCGACCTCGGCTGGGAGTTCGAAGTCGAGAGCTTCGACCAGGCGACGATCTTCGAGCGCCTCAGCCAGGGGCAGTTCGAGTGCATCCCCTTCGGGAACAGCGTCGCGCCGGATCCGGACGAGTTGACCCACGGCGTGTTCGGACCGCTCGAGACGACGAACAACTTCTGGGGATACGAAGGTGTCGCCGACCTCGCCGTCGAACAGCGGACCCAGCTAGACCGCGAAGAGCGAAAGCAGACACTCTGGGAACTCGAAGACAACGTCATCGAAGACGCACCGTACGCCCTGTGTGAACACGAGCAGGTGCTATCGGCCCACCGTGACGACGTCAACGGGTACACTCACTACGGGTTCGTCATGCGGTTCCGCGACGTCTGGCTGGACGGCTAA